In one Echinicola marina genomic region, the following are encoded:
- a CDS encoding IS1182 family transposase: MQKQDLNVAFKDYNPNQLMFLPPSLEELIPVHHPGRVVHQIIERIDLSEVYGRYSENGSSSYHPKLLLKVLVYGYLENCYSSRKLEKAVRENIVFMWLAGMQRPDHHTINRFRSERLRDVIGDIFAQVVLLLHEEGLLDIKEVYTDGTKIEANANRYTFVWGKAIKKSKERISSQLQELWNYAGSVASAELGTEEPDFVNPSAEKVSRTIEKINQALEGKAVDKKVKQKLGYAQKNWPAKLEEYAQKEEVLAGRNSYSKTDPDATFMRMKEDHMRNGQLKPAYNLQLSTHGRFVVNYSLHPNPNDTLTLKPHLQQYHQHYGFYPSCCTADAGYGSEENYCFLEQNRIEAYVKYNTFHKELRQESKSKKVHGLLENLYYDPQKDHYICPMGQAMKPSGESTGKTSTGFVQHYRHYAAKNCQGCPLAASCRPGAGNKTLRVNTRLQQQKTRAKQRLTSEQGVQKRRQRATDVEPVFADFKHNKGRARFMLRGAEKVAIETGLIAIAHNLAKMAG; this comes from the coding sequence GTGCAAAAACAAGACTTAAATGTAGCTTTTAAAGACTACAATCCCAACCAACTGATGTTTCTTCCTCCCAGTTTGGAGGAATTGATTCCCGTCCATCATCCAGGCCGTGTAGTTCACCAGATCATTGAGCGGATAGATCTGAGCGAGGTGTATGGTCGATACTCAGAGAACGGATCTAGCAGTTATCATCCCAAGCTGTTGTTAAAGGTGCTGGTTTATGGATATTTAGAGAACTGTTATTCTTCCCGCAAGCTTGAAAAAGCGGTCCGGGAGAATATTGTGTTCATGTGGCTTGCCGGAATGCAGCGTCCCGATCACCATACAATCAATCGGTTCCGTTCAGAACGTCTCCGAGATGTGATTGGTGATATTTTTGCCCAAGTGGTGCTGTTGCTGCATGAAGAAGGACTTTTGGACATCAAAGAAGTGTACACCGATGGGACCAAGATAGAAGCCAATGCCAACCGCTACACCTTTGTCTGGGGCAAGGCGATTAAAAAGAGCAAGGAACGGATCAGCTCCCAGCTTCAGGAACTTTGGAACTATGCCGGTTCGGTAGCCTCCGCTGAGTTGGGGACAGAAGAACCCGACTTTGTGAATCCGAGTGCAGAGAAAGTTTCCCGAACCATCGAAAAGATCAATCAGGCGCTGGAAGGGAAAGCCGTTGACAAGAAGGTGAAACAGAAGTTGGGTTATGCCCAAAAGAACTGGCCTGCCAAACTGGAAGAATATGCCCAGAAAGAGGAAGTACTGGCTGGACGGAACAGTTATTCCAAAACCGATCCGGATGCCACGTTCATGCGGATGAAGGAAGACCATATGAGAAATGGCCAGCTCAAACCTGCCTACAACCTTCAACTCAGCACCCATGGACGGTTCGTGGTCAACTATTCCCTGCATCCCAATCCCAATGATACCTTAACCCTGAAGCCTCATCTACAGCAGTACCATCAGCATTACGGATTCTACCCTTCCTGTTGTACAGCAGATGCTGGATACGGAAGTGAAGAGAACTATTGCTTTCTGGAGCAGAACCGGATCGAAGCTTACGTCAAGTACAACACCTTCCACAAAGAACTCCGTCAGGAATCCAAATCAAAGAAAGTCCATGGCTTGCTGGAAAACCTGTATTACGATCCACAGAAAGATCACTACATCTGTCCGATGGGACAGGCGATGAAACCCAGTGGGGAAAGTACCGGAAAAACCTCGACCGGTTTTGTCCAGCATTACCGGCACTATGCAGCCAAAAATTGCCAGGGGTGCCCACTGGCTGCTAGTTGTAGACCAGGGGCCGGTAACAAAACCCTCAGGGTAAACACCAGGTTACAGCAACAGAAGACAAGGGCAAAACAACGACTCACCTCTGAGCAGGGAGTCCAGAAACGAAGGCAACGGGCCACCGATGTGGAACCGGTATTTGCAGACTTCAAACACAACAAAGGGAGGGCAAGGTTTATGTTAAGAGGAGCCGAAAAAGTAGCAATTGAAACCGGATTGATTGCCATCGCCCACAACCTGGCAAAAATGGCCGGGTAA
- a CDS encoding enoyl-ACP reductase FabI, producing the protein MPENLLQGKKGIITGALDENSIAWKTALKAKEQGAKFVLTNAPIAMRMGAIQELAKECDTIVIPADATSVEDIEKLYAEAKEFLGGNFDFLLHSIGMSPNIRKGREYGDLNYDWAMKSYDISALSFHKMMQVAEKQDVMNEWGSIVGLSYIAAQRVYPFYTDMADAKALLESIARGFGYRYGKKKKVRVNTISQSPTVTTAGSGIGGFSSFFNFAESLSPLGNASAEACAEYIVTMFSDYTRMVTMQNLYHDGGYSSTGISEEIMEKLMDEKQ; encoded by the coding sequence ATGCCTGAGAATCTACTTCAAGGAAAAAAAGGAATTATTACAGGTGCATTGGATGAAAACTCCATAGCCTGGAAAACCGCTCTTAAAGCTAAAGAGCAAGGAGCTAAGTTTGTCCTTACCAATGCGCCTATCGCTATGAGAATGGGAGCAATCCAAGAACTGGCAAAAGAATGTGATACTATCGTTATCCCTGCCGACGCCACTTCAGTAGAAGATATCGAAAAACTATATGCAGAAGCTAAGGAATTCTTAGGAGGAAACTTTGACTTCCTATTGCACTCTATAGGAATGTCTCCAAATATCAGAAAAGGACGTGAATATGGCGACCTTAATTATGATTGGGCCATGAAGTCTTATGACATTTCAGCCTTGTCTTTCCACAAGATGATGCAAGTAGCCGAAAAGCAGGACGTCATGAACGAATGGGGATCTATCGTAGGTCTTTCTTACATTGCAGCCCAAAGAGTTTATCCTTTCTATACTGACATGGCTGATGCCAAAGCCCTATTGGAAAGCATCGCTAGAGGATTTGGATACAGATATGGTAAAAAGAAAAAGGTAAGGGTTAACACTATCTCCCAATCTCCTACAGTTACTACTGCAGGTTCAGGAATTGGAGGATTTAGCTCTTTCTTCAACTTCGCCGAGTCACTTTCTCCACTTGGAAATGCTTCTGCAGAAGCTTGCGCAGAGTACATTGTGACCATGTTCTCTGATTATACCAGAATGGTTACCATGCAGAACTTGTACCACGATGGAGGTTATTCCAGCACCGGTATCTCAGAAGAGATCATGGAAAAGCTTATGGATGAAAAACAGTAA
- the recN gene encoding DNA repair protein RecN — MLKSLSISNYALIETLEMTPSNSLNMITGETGAGKSIMLGAVGLLLGNRADTKSLFDDSKKCIIEGEFDIHNYGLEPYFESEDLDFESQCIIRREIAPSGKSRAFVNDTPVKLDVLKNLGKSLMDIHSQHDTLLLAAGEYQLNLIDAFAQSKKEKEQYSSAFQAFKKINKAFDQLSQEAAELRKEADFNQFQLEELSALNLQEGEQEELENEQEILDNAEEIKAKINESLQLLNGDELAASTLLMQINQSLQQLSRFSTRFEELRDRFDSVRIEVNDISATLEDEDSKIEVDFEKLEEIRERLSKIYQLQKKHGVQSVEELMNLEKELAEKAFQIDHLDEELERLKNESEQAWKNLIKAGESLSQKRQKCFKEFAKEITSLLAQLGMENAKIEFSHHKTKPTSNGMDEVEIMFSANKGVKPQPIRQVASGGEFSRLMFAIKYIMADKVALPTLIFDEIDTGISGEVALQMVLMMQQIATNHQVICISHLPQVAAKGDTHYFVYKDNSSERTISKIRTLNESERITEIAKMIAGANPSESARQSAMDLLK; from the coding sequence ATGCTAAAAAGCCTGAGCATTTCGAATTATGCATTAATTGAAACATTGGAAATGACCCCTTCCAACTCACTGAACATGATTACCGGTGAAACTGGAGCCGGTAAATCCATTATGCTTGGTGCTGTAGGACTTCTATTGGGTAACAGGGCAGACACTAAATCTCTTTTTGATGATTCCAAAAAATGTATCATTGAAGGAGAGTTTGATATTCACAATTATGGACTTGAGCCTTACTTCGAATCTGAAGATTTAGACTTTGAGTCACAATGTATCATTCGCAGGGAAATAGCGCCATCTGGAAAATCCAGGGCCTTTGTCAATGACACACCTGTAAAACTGGACGTATTGAAAAATCTGGGAAAATCCTTAATGGATATTCATTCCCAGCACGACACCTTACTATTGGCTGCTGGGGAATACCAGTTAAACTTAATCGACGCTTTTGCCCAAAGCAAAAAGGAAAAAGAACAGTATAGCTCCGCTTTCCAAGCTTTCAAAAAAATCAACAAAGCATTTGATCAACTTTCCCAAGAAGCCGCTGAATTAAGGAAGGAAGCCGACTTCAACCAGTTCCAACTAGAGGAACTCTCTGCACTCAACCTACAGGAAGGAGAGCAAGAGGAACTCGAAAACGAACAGGAGATCCTCGATAATGCGGAAGAAATCAAAGCCAAGATCAATGAAAGTTTACAATTACTAAACGGCGACGAACTGGCGGCCAGCACCCTTCTTATGCAGATCAACCAATCTCTTCAACAACTTAGCCGATTCAGTACACGATTTGAAGAACTAAGGGACCGCTTCGATAGTGTCCGTATTGAGGTCAATGATATTTCTGCCACGCTGGAGGACGAAGACAGTAAAATAGAAGTGGACTTTGAAAAGTTAGAAGAAATCAGGGAAAGACTGAGCAAAATTTACCAGCTTCAAAAGAAACATGGCGTCCAATCCGTGGAAGAGCTGATGAATTTGGAAAAGGAACTTGCTGAGAAAGCTTTTCAGATAGATCATTTGGACGAAGAACTAGAGAGACTGAAAAATGAGAGCGAACAAGCATGGAAAAACCTTATAAAAGCTGGCGAGTCACTTTCCCAAAAAAGACAAAAATGCTTTAAGGAATTTGCAAAAGAAATCACTAGTCTCTTGGCGCAATTAGGAATGGAAAACGCGAAAATCGAGTTCTCACACCATAAAACCAAGCCTACTTCCAATGGGATGGACGAGGTAGAAATCATGTTTTCTGCAAACAAGGGAGTTAAACCGCAGCCTATCAGACAAGTGGCCTCAGGAGGTGAGTTTTCCCGTTTGATGTTTGCCATAAAATACATTATGGCAGACAAAGTAGCCCTTCCTACCTTGATATTTGATGAAATTGATACAGGAATTTCTGGCGAAGTAGCCCTCCAAATGGTCTTGATGATGCAGCAAATTGCCACAAACCATCAAGTAATCTGTATCAGTCATTTGCCACAAGTGGCCGCAAAAGGTGATACGCATTATTTTGTCTATAAAGACAACAGCTCTGAACGTACGATCAGTAAGATCAGAACTTTGAATGAATCGGAGCGGATTACAGAAATTGCCAAAATGATTGCTGGCGCCAATCCTTCTGAATCCGCACGACAAAGCGCCATGGATTTATTGAAATAA
- the porD gene encoding type IX secretion system protein PorD produces the protein MRIKLLLLICFLSTFQVAAQELNFTVAINSDRARTQNKDIFDQMKNSFEQFLNGRSWTNDQFTQEERIKGNMLITINDMPQVGFFEATVQIQAVRPIYGTSYESLTFNFVDRNWSFEFLESQPMEFNRYSHLSEITSLLAYYANIVIGIDYDTFSPEGGEPYFEVANNIVSNAQQSSRPGWEQSPSNRRNRYWLMNELYSSQVTRSIREAYYLYHRMGMDQLTKSPEDAYTNILAALQKLEEVNRTIPNSILAISFMDAKSDEISKLLKNAPEEIQKQAIEILLKVDPNNARKYNDILKG, from the coding sequence ATGAGGATCAAACTACTTTTACTTATATGCTTTCTATCCACTTTTCAGGTAGCTGCACAGGAACTCAATTTCACAGTTGCTATCAATAGCGACAGGGCCAGAACCCAAAACAAAGACATCTTTGATCAGATGAAAAACTCCTTTGAGCAATTTCTAAATGGTAGAAGCTGGACCAATGACCAATTCACCCAAGAAGAGCGTATCAAAGGCAATATGCTGATCACCATTAATGACATGCCTCAAGTCGGTTTCTTTGAAGCTACCGTACAAATACAAGCAGTCCGCCCCATCTATGGCACGAGCTATGAAAGCCTCACCTTTAATTTTGTGGACAGAAATTGGAGTTTTGAATTTCTCGAATCCCAGCCCATGGAATTCAACAGGTATTCTCATTTAAGTGAAATTACTTCCCTACTCGCATATTATGCCAATATTGTCATTGGAATAGATTATGACACATTTTCCCCTGAAGGAGGGGAACCTTATTTTGAAGTGGCCAATAATATTGTATCCAATGCCCAGCAATCTTCAAGACCCGGCTGGGAACAAAGCCCTAGCAACAGAAGGAACAGGTACTGGCTGATGAACGAACTCTATAGTTCTCAGGTTACGCGATCTATCAGGGAGGCCTATTACCTTTATCACAGAATGGGGATGGATCAATTGACCAAATCTCCCGAGGATGCTTACACAAACATACTTGCTGCCCTACAGAAACTGGAAGAAGTAAACCGTACAATTCCCAACAGCATATTGGCCATATCTTTTATGGATGCCAAATCAGATGAAATCAGTAAATTACTAAAAAATGCCCCCGAGGAAATCCAAAAACAAGCTATTGAAATTCTGCTAAAGGTAGACCCCAACAATGCCAGAAAATACAACGACATCCTCAAAGGATAG
- the coaBC gene encoding bifunctional phosphopantothenoylcysteine decarboxylase/phosphopantothenate--cysteine ligase CoaBC, whose amino-acid sequence MQLQGKRVLLAVTGSIAAYKAAHLTRLLVKEGAEVQIIMSTSALDFITPLTLSTLSKRPVYHQFHKNETGEWNNHVELGLWADLFIIAPLSASTLSKLAHGNSDNLLTATYLSARCPVMLAPAMDLDMYQHPSVRANLDTVEKHGNILLEAESGELASGLSGQGRMMEPEHILEKTIQLLKKSKDFEGKKIMITAGPTQETIDPVRFIGNHSSGKMGIALAKNLANRGAKIELILGPSQITISHPNIKISPVTSTHDMYKAAQAVHPQMDICIFAAAVADYAPADPAKEKIKKNEENMSIILKKNVDIAASLGAVKKDGQIHIGFALETNHEEENAQTKLKKKNFDFIVLNSMNDAGAGFKHDTNKVTIFHQSGKKQVSDLLPKSAIAELIIDTLKKQLDTEN is encoded by the coding sequence ATGCAGCTGCAAGGCAAAAGAGTATTACTTGCTGTTACAGGAAGCATTGCCGCCTATAAAGCAGCTCATTTAACCAGATTACTGGTAAAAGAAGGGGCAGAAGTGCAAATCATCATGAGCACTTCTGCTCTTGACTTTATTACCCCGCTGACATTATCCACCCTTTCTAAAAGGCCGGTCTATCACCAATTCCACAAAAATGAAACCGGTGAATGGAATAACCATGTAGAACTGGGGCTTTGGGCAGACCTTTTTATCATAGCCCCTCTTAGTGCAAGTACACTTTCAAAACTTGCCCATGGCAACTCTGACAATTTACTTACCGCCACTTATCTTTCAGCTAGATGCCCAGTAATGTTGGCACCAGCAATGGATCTGGACATGTACCAACACCCATCTGTCAGAGCGAACCTTGACACTGTGGAGAAACACGGCAACATCCTATTGGAAGCAGAAAGTGGAGAACTGGCCAGTGGCCTGAGCGGACAGGGCAGAATGATGGAACCTGAACATATTCTGGAAAAAACCATCCAACTCCTCAAAAAATCAAAGGATTTTGAAGGCAAAAAAATCATGATCACTGCTGGCCCCACCCAAGAAACTATTGATCCAGTAAGGTTTATAGGAAATCACTCTAGCGGCAAAATGGGTATAGCCCTGGCAAAAAACCTGGCCAACCGCGGAGCAAAAATAGAATTAATCCTGGGGCCCAGCCAAATCACTATTAGCCATCCTAACATCAAAATCAGCCCGGTTACCAGCACACATGACATGTATAAAGCTGCTCAAGCGGTACATCCACAAATGGATATTTGTATTTTTGCTGCCGCAGTAGCTGATTACGCCCCTGCAGATCCCGCCAAAGAAAAGATCAAGAAGAATGAGGAGAACATGTCCATTATCCTAAAGAAGAATGTAGACATCGCTGCAAGTTTGGGTGCGGTAAAAAAAGATGGACAAATCCATATTGGTTTTGCACTAGAAACCAACCATGAGGAAGAAAATGCCCAAACCAAACTAAAAAAGAAAAACTTTGACTTTATCGTACTCAATTCCATGAACGATGCCGGTGCAGGTTTTAAACATGACACCAATAAGGTGACCATTTTCCACCAATCCGGCAAAAAACAAGTTTCCGACTTGTTACCCAAATCGGCCATTGCAGAATTGATCATTGATACATTAAAAAAACAATTGGACACGGAAAACTGA
- a CDS encoding DNA-directed RNA polymerase subunit omega: protein MAVNPSIITRDLDKVAEKSGNLYESLHIVAQRAKQISLATKEELNNKLSEFASTVDNLEEVFENKEQIEISKFYERMPKPTNLAMEEFMEDKVHFRNPNLDSEEE from the coding sequence ATGGCAGTTAATCCTTCAATCATCACTAGAGACTTGGACAAAGTAGCCGAAAAGTCTGGCAACCTTTATGAGTCCCTTCATATAGTTGCTCAAAGAGCCAAGCAAATCTCTTTGGCTACCAAAGAAGAATTAAACAACAAGCTATCTGAATTTGCTTCTACTGTAGACAATTTGGAAGAGGTATTTGAAAACAAAGAACAAATAGAAATCTCCAAATTCTACGAAAGAATGCCTAAACCAACTAATTTGGCCATGGAAGAGTTTATGGAAGACAAAGTCCACTTCCGTAATCCTAACCTCGATTCAGAAGAAGAATAA
- a CDS encoding outer membrane protein assembly factor BamD — MNTVIKYTLLFVIIISLGACGKFYKLEKSTNWDEVYTAANDYYQEGEYSKSIILYDKVLPVIRGSEKSELAQFNYAYAHFRLKRYIEAASYFNNFYQSYSRSPMAEEALFMHAYSLYMDAPDYNLDQKSSKEAVTAIQQFISRFPESDSYERAMSMITDLQSRFERKAYEESQMYYRLTEGLFPGQFYLACIVNFQNFAKRYPNSEHNEELAYKLVEVSSAYAERSVFNKKEERLQEAIEFGEDFKRKYPESDFNKEVISLVEQSKSELNSHQKLKKQYEEIKAREAALRKENADKEETEEESELEKPVKPANAGSK, encoded by the coding sequence ATGAACACAGTTATTAAGTATACATTACTATTTGTAATCATCATCTCACTAGGTGCCTGCGGCAAGTTTTACAAGCTGGAGAAAAGCACTAATTGGGATGAGGTTTACACCGCGGCCAACGACTACTACCAAGAAGGTGAGTACAGTAAATCCATTATCCTTTACGATAAGGTGTTACCAGTAATTCGCGGAAGTGAAAAGTCAGAATTGGCCCAGTTCAATTATGCCTACGCTCATTTTAGACTAAAAAGATATATAGAAGCTGCAAGTTATTTTAACAACTTCTACCAAAGCTATAGCCGAAGCCCTATGGCGGAGGAAGCATTGTTTATGCATGCCTACTCCTTATACATGGATGCCCCCGATTATAATTTGGACCAAAAGAGCAGTAAAGAAGCAGTAACGGCCATCCAACAATTTATAAGCAGATTCCCTGAGTCAGATTCCTATGAACGCGCAATGAGCATGATCACAGACCTGCAGTCCAGGTTTGAGAGAAAAGCTTATGAGGAGTCCCAAATGTACTACAGACTTACAGAAGGACTTTTCCCGGGACAGTTTTATTTGGCCTGCATTGTTAACTTCCAGAATTTCGCCAAAAGGTATCCTAACAGCGAGCATAATGAAGAATTGGCCTATAAGTTAGTAGAAGTAAGCAGCGCATATGCCGAAAGAAGTGTTTTCAATAAGAAAGAAGAAAGACTTCAAGAAGCCATCGAATTTGGAGAAGATTTTAAAAGAAAATACCCTGAGAGTGATTTCAACAAAGAGGTGATTTCCTTGGTAGAGCAATCTAAATCCGAATTGAATTCCCATCAAAAGCTGAAAAAGCAATATGAGGAAATCAAAGCCCGGGAAGCAGCGCTAAGAAAAGAAAACGCGGACAAAGAAGAAACAGAAGAAGAATCTGAACTAGAAAAACCCGTAAAACCAGCCAATGCAGGCAGTAAATAA
- a CDS encoding T9SS type A sorting domain-containing protein — protein sequence MKNFLSLLTMFFVFFQLYTVEARQVRVLSDKAQFTGKINSTQRQSIILQNDSDKAKEYVLKFMRGEIGSSQDISLCIGEECYDPRKDLAKIKISLEPGEIFTDLYIEFSTGITETKGTFDLHFSNTENLRDVFIIEGVYEVFAPKDTEIVDHKAISFGEVYPNPSNRIAQIDYQIKDPNATIKLAINSFIGNPIEELTLSPQQKTLLINVSDFNPGVYLYTLIVNGKNIVTKKLVVKK from the coding sequence ATGAAAAATTTTTTATCGCTGCTCACCATGTTTTTTGTCTTTTTTCAACTGTACACAGTTGAAGCGAGACAAGTGCGTGTACTAAGCGATAAAGCCCAATTCACCGGAAAAATCAATAGCACTCAGAGGCAATCCATCATACTTCAAAATGATTCCGATAAAGCAAAAGAATACGTTTTGAAATTCATGCGTGGAGAAATAGGTTCCTCTCAAGACATCAGCTTATGCATCGGTGAAGAATGCTATGACCCAAGAAAGGACTTGGCAAAGATCAAAATCAGCTTGGAGCCTGGCGAAATATTCACCGATCTATATATAGAATTCAGTACAGGAATTACCGAAACCAAAGGCACCTTCGATCTTCACTTCTCCAATACCGAAAACCTTCGTGATGTCTTCATCATCGAAGGGGTCTATGAAGTCTTCGCTCCAAAAGACACTGAAATTGTAGATCATAAAGCCATTTCATTTGGCGAAGTTTATCCAAACCCAAGCAATAGAATTGCCCAAATAGATTATCAGATAAAGGATCCAAATGCCACGATCAAACTGGCCATTAATAGCTTCATTGGCAACCCCATTGAAGAATTGACCCTTTCCCCCCAACAAAAAACACTTCTGATCAATGTCAGTGACTTTAACCCCGGAGTGTATTTATATACTCTGATTGTAAATGGCAAAAATATAGTCACCAAGAAGCTCGTCGTTAAAAAATAA